A part of Lepisosteus oculatus isolate fLepOcu1 chromosome 16, fLepOcu1.hap2, whole genome shotgun sequence genomic DNA contains:
- the adtrp1 gene encoding androgen dependent TFPI regulating protein 1 isoform X1: protein MAASVNLKCHRLIHFCIFGWYIFTLWHNCSLEISKRHPGARSYGGRWKYLTFINLVMQTVFFGLCFVIDVVRAGTSSFVTRLRDTVFTVLVFPVGTFVFLSFWLIYAYDRELVYPKYLDDIIPAWLNHAMHTVILPLLLVQLYLQPHRYPSKKKGIFGLAFFSAIYLAWLLWVHHASGIWVYPILAQLSPAGLMLFLAGSALALAPLYLLGERLSHLRWGKFSKKE, encoded by the exons ATGGCAGCTTCAGTGAACTTGAAGTGTCACCGGCTcattcatttttgcatttttgggTGGTATATTTTCACCCTGTGGCACAACTGCTCCTTGGAGATATCAAAAAGACACCCAGGAGCAAGGTCTTACGGAGGTCGATGGAAGTACCTGACATTTATAAATCTT GTTATGCAAACTGTGTTCTTCGGGCTCTGCTTTGTGATTGACGTGGTCCGTGCGGGTACTTCCTCCTTCGTCACCCGTTTGAGAGACACCGTCTTCACCGTGTTGGTGTTTCCCGTGGGCACG TTTGTTTTCCTGTCCTTCTGGTTGATTTACGCCTACGACCGGGAACTTGTCTACCCAAAATATCTAGACGACATCATCCCTGCCTGGCTCAACCATGCCATG CACACTGTGATCCTGCCTCTGCTGCTGGTGCAGCTGTACCTACAACCCCACCGGTATCCCAGCAAGAAGAAGGGCATTTTTGGTTTGGCTTTCTTCTCTGCCATATACCTGGCCTG GTTGCTGTGGGTTCACCATGCCTCGGGGATCTGGGTGTACCCCATCCTTGCCCAGCTCAGCCCCGCAGGGCTGATGCTGTTCCTGGCAGGCTCCGCCCTCGCCTTGGCACCCCTGTACCTGCTGGGAGAGAGGCTCAGCCACCTGCGCTGGG gaaaattcAGCAAAAAGGAATAG
- the cstf1 gene encoding cleavage stimulation factor subunit 1 gives MYRPKATLRDRQHLYKLIISQLLYDGYTNIANCLINEVKPQSVVSPSEQLLQLAKLGMENDDSAVQYAIGRSDTVAPGTGIDLEFDADVQTMSPEASEYETCYVTSHKGPCRVATYSRDGQLIATGSADASIKILDTERMLAKSAMPIEVMMNETAQQNMENHPVIRTLYDHVDEVTCLAFHPTEQILASGSRDYTLKLFDYSKPSAKRAFKYIQEAEMLRSISFHPSGDFLLVGTQHPTLRLYDVNTFQCYVSSNPRDQHTDTISGVSYNPTANSYVTCSKDGSIKLWDGVSNRCVATFDKAHDGAEVCSAIFSKNSKYILSSGKDSVAKLWEISTGRTLVKYTGAGLSGRQMHRTQAVFNHTEDYVLLPDERTISLCCWDSRSAERKNLLSLGHNNIVRCIVHSPTNPGFMTCSDDFRARFWYRRTTTD, from the exons ATGTACCGACCTAAGGCCACCCTGAGGGACAGGCAGCACCTGTACAAGCTGATTATCAGCCAACTGCTGTATGACGGGTATACCAACATTGCCAACTGCCTGATCAATGAGGTCAAGCCCCAGAGTGTGGTCTCCCCTTCAGAGCAGCTCCTGCAGCTTGCCAAGCTGG GCATGGAGAATGATGATAGTGCCGTGCAGTATGCCATTGGGCGCTCAGACACTGTTGCGCCAGGGACGGGCATTGACCTGGAGTTTGATGCAGATGTGCAGACCATGTCCCCCGAGGCCTCGGAGTACGAGACCTGCTATGTCACCTCACACAAAGGCCCCTGCCGAGTAGCCACCTACAGTCGGGATGGCCAGCTGATAGCCACAGGCTCTGCTGATGCTTCCATCAAGATCCTGGACACAGAGCGCATGCTGGCCAAGAGCGCCATGCCTATAGAG GTGATGATGAATGAGACAGCCCAGCAGAACATGGAGAACCACCCTGTGATCCGTACACTGTATGACCATGTAGATGAGGTGACCTGTCTGGCCTTCCACCCCACAGAGCAGATCCTGGCCTCAGGTTCCCGGGACTATACACTCAAACTGTTCGACTACTCCAAACCCTCCGCCAAAAGAGCCTTCAAATACATACAG GAAGCAGAAATGCTGCGCTCCATCTCCTTCCATCCCTCCGGTGACTTCCTGCTGGTGGGCACCCAGCACCCCACCCTGCGGCTGTACGACGTCAACACCTTCCAGTGCTACGTGTCCTCCAACCCACGGGACCAGCACACCGACACCATTTCCGGCGTCAGCTACAACCCCACCGCCAACAGCTACGTCACCTGCAGCAAGGACGGCAGCATCAAGCTGTGGGACGGCGTGTCCAACCGTTGTGTGGCCACCTTCGACAAGGCACACGACGGGGCCGAGGTCTGCTCGGCCATCTTCTCCAAAAACTCCAAGTACATCCTGTCCAGCGGCAAGGACTCTGTAGCCAAGCTGTGGGAAATCTCCACAGGGCGCACACTGGTCAAGTACACAG GTGCCGGTCTGAGTGGGCGCCAGATGCACCGGACCCAGGCAGTGTTCAACCACACCGAGGACTACGTGCTGCTGCCGGACGAGAGGACCATCAGCCTCTGCTGCTGGGACTCCCGCTCGGCCGAGAGGAAGAACCTGCTCTCCCTGGGACACAACAACATCGTGCGCTGCATCGTCCATTCGCCCACCAACCCCGGCTTCATGACCTGCAGCGACGACTTCCGAGCGAGATTCTGGTACCGTCGCACCACTACGGACTAG
- the adtrp1 gene encoding androgen dependent TFPI regulating protein 1 isoform X2: protein MAASVNLKCHRLIHFCIFGWYIFTLWHNCSLEISKRHPGARSYGGRWKYLTFINLVMQTVFFGLCFVIDVVRAGTSSFVTRLRDTVFTVLVFPVGTFVFLSFWLIYAYDRELVYPKYLDDIIPAWLNHAMHTVILPLLLVQLYLQPHRYPSKKKGIFGLAFFSAIYLAWLLWVHHASGIWVYPILAQLSPAGLMLFLAGSALALAPLYLLGERLSHLRWGT from the exons ATGGCAGCTTCAGTGAACTTGAAGTGTCACCGGCTcattcatttttgcatttttgggTGGTATATTTTCACCCTGTGGCACAACTGCTCCTTGGAGATATCAAAAAGACACCCAGGAGCAAGGTCTTACGGAGGTCGATGGAAGTACCTGACATTTATAAATCTT GTTATGCAAACTGTGTTCTTCGGGCTCTGCTTTGTGATTGACGTGGTCCGTGCGGGTACTTCCTCCTTCGTCACCCGTTTGAGAGACACCGTCTTCACCGTGTTGGTGTTTCCCGTGGGCACG TTTGTTTTCCTGTCCTTCTGGTTGATTTACGCCTACGACCGGGAACTTGTCTACCCAAAATATCTAGACGACATCATCCCTGCCTGGCTCAACCATGCCATG CACACTGTGATCCTGCCTCTGCTGCTGGTGCAGCTGTACCTACAACCCCACCGGTATCCCAGCAAGAAGAAGGGCATTTTTGGTTTGGCTTTCTTCTCTGCCATATACCTGGCCTG GTTGCTGTGGGTTCACCATGCCTCGGGGATCTGGGTGTACCCCATCCTTGCCCAGCTCAGCCCCGCAGGGCTGATGCTGTTCCTGGCAGGCTCCGCCCTCGCCTTGGCACCCCTGTACCTGCTGGGAGAGAGGCTCAGCCACCTGCGCTGGGGTACGTAG